Proteins found in one Micropterus dolomieu isolate WLL.071019.BEF.003 ecotype Adirondacks linkage group LG12, ASM2129224v1, whole genome shotgun sequence genomic segment:
- the pop7 gene encoding ribonuclease P protein subunit p20 isoform X1 has product MRGRSTVSFLLWPQPLPWHIYPLSNMTEPRSPGMSSVPQTAPVHTDSASPAVEMDPVEYTLRKRLPRKLPKRRNDVYVNMKTDFRAQLARCQKLLEGGGHREICVHGLGLAINRAINIALQLQASSQGVLQLAANTSTVELVDDLEPEDPDEAGEPMTRTRNNSAIHIKVFYPDPQ; this is encoded by the exons atgagaggcaggtcgactgtcag CTTCCTTCTTTGGCCCCAGCCTCTGCCGTGGCACATATATCCACTGAGCAACATGACAGAGCCACGCAGCCCAGGAATGTCCTCTGTCCCCCAGACAGCCCCTGTGCACACCGACTCCGCCTCTCCGGCTGTAGAGATGGACCCAGTGGAGTACACCCTTAGGAAGCGCCTCCCCCGGAAACTCCCAAAGAGACGGAACGACGTCTACGTCAACATGAAGACTGATTTCCGGGCTCAGCTGGCACGCTGCCAGAAGCTGCTGGAAGGCGGGGGTCACAGGGAGATCTGCGTCCATGGCCTGGGCCTGGCCATCAACAGGGCAATCAACATCGCCCTTCAGCTGCAGGCCAGCAGCCAGGGGGTGCTGCAGCTGGCAGCCAACACCTCCACGGTGGAGCTCGTAGACGACCTGGAGCCTGAAGATCCTGATGAGGCCGGGGAGCCCATGACGCGCACTCGTAACAACTCTGCCATTCATATTAAGGTTTTCTACCCTGACCCTCAGTGA
- the pop7 gene encoding ribonuclease P protein subunit p20 isoform X2, with the protein MTEPRSPGMSSVPQTAPVHTDSASPAVEMDPVEYTLRKRLPRKLPKRRNDVYVNMKTDFRAQLARCQKLLEGGGHREICVHGLGLAINRAINIALQLQASSQGVLQLAANTSTVELVDDLEPEDPDEAGEPMTRTRNNSAIHIKVFYPDPQ; encoded by the coding sequence ATGACAGAGCCACGCAGCCCAGGAATGTCCTCTGTCCCCCAGACAGCCCCTGTGCACACCGACTCCGCCTCTCCGGCTGTAGAGATGGACCCAGTGGAGTACACCCTTAGGAAGCGCCTCCCCCGGAAACTCCCAAAGAGACGGAACGACGTCTACGTCAACATGAAGACTGATTTCCGGGCTCAGCTGGCACGCTGCCAGAAGCTGCTGGAAGGCGGGGGTCACAGGGAGATCTGCGTCCATGGCCTGGGCCTGGCCATCAACAGGGCAATCAACATCGCCCTTCAGCTGCAGGCCAGCAGCCAGGGGGTGCTGCAGCTGGCAGCCAACACCTCCACGGTGGAGCTCGTAGACGACCTGGAGCCTGAAGATCCTGATGAGGCCGGGGAGCCCATGACGCGCACTCGTAACAACTCTGCCATTCATATTAAGGTTTTCTACCCTGACCCTCAGTGA
- the epoa gene encoding erythropoietin: MCNRRTYGPNREDPVRGYADTAMEFPRLLALLLLVLEWTRPGLPSPLRPICDLRVLNHFIKEARDAEVAMKSCREGCSLSESVTVPQTRVEFDVWEKKNALEQAQEVQSGLWLLQQALGVLQTSVTNTALHSHIDNSIRNLLSINAVLRSLNIQEYTPPANAAGLEGTWRVSSATDLLQVHVNFLRGKVRLLLLDAQACQQDVS, encoded by the exons ATGTGCAATAGACGGACCTATGGGCCAAACCGCGAGGACCCTGTGAGGGGCTATGCGGATACCGCTATGGAGTTTCCCA GACTGCTTGCCTTGCTGTTGCTAGTGTTGGAGTGGACCCGGCCAGGCCTACCGTCCCCGCTGAGGCCGATCTGTGACCTGAGAGTCCTGAACCATTTCATTAAGGAAGCACGAGACGCCGAAGTCGCTATG aaatCATGTAGAGAAGGATGTAGCCTGTCAGAGTCTGTCACTGTTCCCCAAACCAGAGTCGAATTTGATGTCTGGGAGAAGAAAAAC GCGTTGGAGCAAGCCCAGGAGGTGCAGTCTGGCTTATGGCTCTTACAGCAGGCCCTCGGCGTCCTACAGACCTCAGTCACCAACACAGCACTGCACAGCCACATAGATAACTCCATCAGAAACCTGCTCAGCATCAATGCTGTGCTGCGTAGCCTCAACATCCAG GAATATACCCCACCGGCAAACGCAGCGGGGCTTGAGGGAACATGGAGGGTGTCCTCGGCAACAGATTTGCTTCAAGTCCATGTCAACTTCCTGCGAGGCAAAGTGCGCCTCCTTCTTTTGGATGCACAGGCTTGTCAGCAAGATGTCAGCTGA
- the LOC123981180 gene encoding zona pellucida sperm-binding protein 3-like isoform X2 gives MATLIKHTKFASLFVVLLSVCDLLSAETVRVGTRESVGLEIDCREVEVRITVKRQFFEERRIPFRPEYLRLGTQQRPCGPKGPMSDSEMVISAGLQECGTESSVHGEWLVYANQLVLFPAVVLTSTGSVIVRGATIEIPVECRYKRKQTVSGEPLTPTWQPMTSTISVFGLLHFSLRTMAGDCTSLRSSSVYQQGEAVFLEASVEAPLHPPLTLYVDSCVATLTPDPLSLPSYKFITKHGEQDNRQCFSVRAFHFNSESLGQMFISCHLRATVKQNSHRHLDKACYFHPPTFSWRATEGDSAVCECCDFGCFRQAEEEKSGHTGHTTQPDTEKKYEMDTTVGPIHTLPRSYWTGRLSVSH, from the exons ATGGCGACCcttataaaacatacaaaattcGCCTCTTTATTCGTGGTTTTGCTATCTGTGTGCGATCTTCTCTCGGCTGAAACGGTGCGTGTAGGGACTCGGGAAAGCGTCGGACTAGAAATAGACTGCAGAGAAGTCGAAGTGAGAATAACCGTGAAGCGACAGTTTTTCGAGGAGAGACGTATCCCGTTCAGACCTGAGTATCTTAGACTTGGAACACAGCAGCGGCCCTGCGGACCAAAGGGACCAATGTCTGATTCTGAAATGGTCATCTCTGCAGGGCTGCAAGAATGTGGGACTGAGTCCAGT GTTCATGGTGAGTGGCTTGTGTACGCCAACCAGCTGGTACTATTTCCTGCTGTGGTTCTCACCTCCACAGGCAGTGTGATAGTTAGGGGGGCAACTATTGAAATACCTGTTGAGTGCCGTTATAAGAG AAAGCAGACAGTGAGTGGAGAACCATTAACCCCAACCTGGCAACCAATGACATCTACAATCAGTGTCTTTGGCCTTCTGCACTTTTCCCTTCGTACCATGGCAG GTGACTGTACCTCTCTACGTAGTTCCTCAGTGTATCAGCAGGGGGAAGCAGTGTTTTTAGAGGCCAGTGTGGAAGCCCCTCTGCACCCTCCTCTTACTCTATATGTCGACTCCTGTGTGGCTACGTTGACGCCTGACCCGCTCTCCTTGCCAAGCTACAAGTTTATCACTAAGCATGG GGAGCAAGATAACAGACAGTGCTTCAGTGTCCGAGCTTTCCACTTCAACTCGGAGTCTTTGGGACAG ATGTTCATCAGCTGCCACCTCAGGGCCACTGTGAAACAAAACTCACATCGCCACCTTGATAAAGCCTGCTATTTCCATCCCCCCACATTCAG CTGGCGTGCCACAGAGGGAGACAGTGCTGTGTGTGAATGCTGTGACTTTGGCTGCTTTAGACAGGCTGAAGAGGAGAAAAGTGGCCACACTGGTCACACAACCCAACCAGATACAG aaaagAAATACGAGATGGACACAACAGTTGGGCCAATTCACACGCTTCCACGCTCCTATTGGACAGGCCGTCTATCAGTCAGTCACTAA
- the LOC123981180 gene encoding zona pellucida sperm-binding protein 3-like isoform X3 produces MATLIKHTKFASLFVVLLSVCDLLSAETVRVGTRESVGLEIDCREVEVHGEWLVYANQLVLFPAVVLTSTGSVIVRGATIEIPVECRYKRKQTVSGEPLTPTWQPMTSTISVFGLLHFSLRTMAGDCTSLRSSSVYQQGEAVFLEASVEAPLHPPLTLYVDSCVATLTPDPLSLPSYKFITKHGCLMDSVLPGSLSKFLPREQDNRQCFSVRAFHFNSESLGQMFISCHLRATVKQNSHRHLDKACYFHPPTFSWRATEGDSAVCECCDFGCFRQAEEEKSGHTGHTTQPDTEKKYEMDTTVGPIHTLPRSYWTGRLSVSH; encoded by the exons ATGGCGACCcttataaaacatacaaaattcGCCTCTTTATTCGTGGTTTTGCTATCTGTGTGCGATCTTCTCTCGGCTGAAACGGTGCGTGTAGGGACTCGGGAAAGCGTCGGACTAGAAATAGACTGCAGAGAAGTCGAA GTTCATGGTGAGTGGCTTGTGTACGCCAACCAGCTGGTACTATTTCCTGCTGTGGTTCTCACCTCCACAGGCAGTGTGATAGTTAGGGGGGCAACTATTGAAATACCTGTTGAGTGCCGTTATAAGAG AAAGCAGACAGTGAGTGGAGAACCATTAACCCCAACCTGGCAACCAATGACATCTACAATCAGTGTCTTTGGCCTTCTGCACTTTTCCCTTCGTACCATGGCAG GTGACTGTACCTCTCTACGTAGTTCCTCAGTGTATCAGCAGGGGGAAGCAGTGTTTTTAGAGGCCAGTGTGGAAGCCCCTCTGCACCCTCCTCTTACTCTATATGTCGACTCCTGTGTGGCTACGTTGACGCCTGACCCGCTCTCCTTGCCAAGCTACAAGTTTATCACTAAGCATGG GTGTCTAATGGACAGTGTATTGCCGGGGTCTCTATCTAAATTCCTCCCTAGGGAGCAAGATAACAGACAGTGCTTCAGTGTCCGAGCTTTCCACTTCAACTCGGAGTCTTTGGGACAG ATGTTCATCAGCTGCCACCTCAGGGCCACTGTGAAACAAAACTCACATCGCCACCTTGATAAAGCCTGCTATTTCCATCCCCCCACATTCAG CTGGCGTGCCACAGAGGGAGACAGTGCTGTGTGTGAATGCTGTGACTTTGGCTGCTTTAGACAGGCTGAAGAGGAGAAAAGTGGCCACACTGGTCACACAACCCAACCAGATACAG aaaagAAATACGAGATGGACACAACAGTTGGGCCAATTCACACGCTTCCACGCTCCTATTGGACAGGCCGTCTATCAGTCAGTCACTAA
- the LOC123981180 gene encoding zona pellucida sperm-binding protein 3-like isoform X1: protein MATLIKHTKFASLFVVLLSVCDLLSAETVRVGTRESVGLEIDCREVEVRITVKRQFFEERRIPFRPEYLRLGTQQRPCGPKGPMSDSEMVISAGLQECGTESSVHGEWLVYANQLVLFPAVVLTSTGSVIVRGATIEIPVECRYKRKQTVSGEPLTPTWQPMTSTISVFGLLHFSLRTMAGDCTSLRSSSVYQQGEAVFLEASVEAPLHPPLTLYVDSCVATLTPDPLSLPSYKFITKHGCLMDSVLPGSLSKFLPREQDNRQCFSVRAFHFNSESLGQMFISCHLRATVKQNSHRHLDKACYFHPPTFSWRATEGDSAVCECCDFGCFRQAEEEKSGHTGHTTQPDTEKKYEMDTTVGPIHTLPRSYWTGRLSVSH from the exons ATGGCGACCcttataaaacatacaaaattcGCCTCTTTATTCGTGGTTTTGCTATCTGTGTGCGATCTTCTCTCGGCTGAAACGGTGCGTGTAGGGACTCGGGAAAGCGTCGGACTAGAAATAGACTGCAGAGAAGTCGAAGTGAGAATAACCGTGAAGCGACAGTTTTTCGAGGAGAGACGTATCCCGTTCAGACCTGAGTATCTTAGACTTGGAACACAGCAGCGGCCCTGCGGACCAAAGGGACCAATGTCTGATTCTGAAATGGTCATCTCTGCAGGGCTGCAAGAATGTGGGACTGAGTCCAGT GTTCATGGTGAGTGGCTTGTGTACGCCAACCAGCTGGTACTATTTCCTGCTGTGGTTCTCACCTCCACAGGCAGTGTGATAGTTAGGGGGGCAACTATTGAAATACCTGTTGAGTGCCGTTATAAGAG AAAGCAGACAGTGAGTGGAGAACCATTAACCCCAACCTGGCAACCAATGACATCTACAATCAGTGTCTTTGGCCTTCTGCACTTTTCCCTTCGTACCATGGCAG GTGACTGTACCTCTCTACGTAGTTCCTCAGTGTATCAGCAGGGGGAAGCAGTGTTTTTAGAGGCCAGTGTGGAAGCCCCTCTGCACCCTCCTCTTACTCTATATGTCGACTCCTGTGTGGCTACGTTGACGCCTGACCCGCTCTCCTTGCCAAGCTACAAGTTTATCACTAAGCATGG GTGTCTAATGGACAGTGTATTGCCGGGGTCTCTATCTAAATTCCTCCCTAGGGAGCAAGATAACAGACAGTGCTTCAGTGTCCGAGCTTTCCACTTCAACTCGGAGTCTTTGGGACAG ATGTTCATCAGCTGCCACCTCAGGGCCACTGTGAAACAAAACTCACATCGCCACCTTGATAAAGCCTGCTATTTCCATCCCCCCACATTCAG CTGGCGTGCCACAGAGGGAGACAGTGCTGTGTGTGAATGCTGTGACTTTGGCTGCTTTAGACAGGCTGAAGAGGAGAAAAGTGGCCACACTGGTCACACAACCCAACCAGATACAG aaaagAAATACGAGATGGACACAACAGTTGGGCCAATTCACACGCTTCCACGCTCCTATTGGACAGGCCGTCTATCAGTCAGTCACTAA
- the LOC123981180 gene encoding zona pellucida sperm-binding protein 3-like isoform X4 → MATLIKHTKFASLFVVLLSVCDLLSAETVHGEWLVYANQLVLFPAVVLTSTGSVIVRGATIEIPVECRYKRKQTVSGEPLTPTWQPMTSTISVFGLLHFSLRTMAGDCTSLRSSSVYQQGEAVFLEASVEAPLHPPLTLYVDSCVATLTPDPLSLPSYKFITKHGCLMDSVLPGSLSKFLPREQDNRQCFSVRAFHFNSESLGQMFISCHLRATVKQNSHRHLDKACYFHPPTFSWRATEGDSAVCECCDFGCFRQAEEEKSGHTGHTTQPDTEKKYEMDTTVGPIHTLPRSYWTGRLSVSH, encoded by the exons ATGGCGACCcttataaaacatacaaaattcGCCTCTTTATTCGTGGTTTTGCTATCTGTGTGCGATCTTCTCTCGGCTGAAACG GTTCATGGTGAGTGGCTTGTGTACGCCAACCAGCTGGTACTATTTCCTGCTGTGGTTCTCACCTCCACAGGCAGTGTGATAGTTAGGGGGGCAACTATTGAAATACCTGTTGAGTGCCGTTATAAGAG AAAGCAGACAGTGAGTGGAGAACCATTAACCCCAACCTGGCAACCAATGACATCTACAATCAGTGTCTTTGGCCTTCTGCACTTTTCCCTTCGTACCATGGCAG GTGACTGTACCTCTCTACGTAGTTCCTCAGTGTATCAGCAGGGGGAAGCAGTGTTTTTAGAGGCCAGTGTGGAAGCCCCTCTGCACCCTCCTCTTACTCTATATGTCGACTCCTGTGTGGCTACGTTGACGCCTGACCCGCTCTCCTTGCCAAGCTACAAGTTTATCACTAAGCATGG GTGTCTAATGGACAGTGTATTGCCGGGGTCTCTATCTAAATTCCTCCCTAGGGAGCAAGATAACAGACAGTGCTTCAGTGTCCGAGCTTTCCACTTCAACTCGGAGTCTTTGGGACAG ATGTTCATCAGCTGCCACCTCAGGGCCACTGTGAAACAAAACTCACATCGCCACCTTGATAAAGCCTGCTATTTCCATCCCCCCACATTCAG CTGGCGTGCCACAGAGGGAGACAGTGCTGTGTGTGAATGCTGTGACTTTGGCTGCTTTAGACAGGCTGAAGAGGAGAAAAGTGGCCACACTGGTCACACAACCCAACCAGATACAG aaaagAAATACGAGATGGACACAACAGTTGGGCCAATTCACACGCTTCCACGCTCCTATTGGACAGGCCGTCTATCAGTCAGTCACTAA
- the ufsp1 gene encoding inactive Ufm1-specific protease 1 produces the protein MDKKVLAAESEQIDWGGSGAEEGDNMKKTTTLPKNVHTGLAHPFTHPEKCSLIKGDYLYFHYGCDGQDDRGWGCGYRTIQTMASWLCHSCFPLNDKHSPPPSLPEIQQALVTMGDKPGSFSCSREWIGTFEASLVLDYFYDVPCKLVHVRGGGAELERVAVEELHRHFETHGSPVMMGGDRDNSSKGIVGVCTGDRGSYLLVLDPHYYGCQLEKMELQRRGWVAWKRVSSLDQSSFYNLCMPQTAKKGTN, from the coding sequence ATGGATAAAAAGGTTTTAGCAGCGGAGTCTGAGCAGATTGACTGGGGAGGAAGTGGAGCTGAAGAGGGGGACAATATGAAGAAGACCACAACCTTACCTAAGAATGTCCACACTGGTCTTGCTCATCCATTTACACATCCTGAGAAATGTTCTCTGATAAAAGGAGACTACCTCTACTTCCATTATGGCTGTGATGGACAAGATGACAGAGGCTGGGGATGTGGTTACCGCACCATTCAGACAATGGCTTCCTGGCTTTGCCATAGCTGTTTTCCACTTAACGACAAGCACAGCCCTCCCCCAAGCCTCCCAGAAATCCAGCAAGCCTTGGTCACCATGGGGGACAAACCAGGCTCGTTCTCATGCTCCAGGGAGTGGATAGGGACATTTGAAGCCTCCCTGGTCCTTGACTATTTCTATGATGTCCCCTGTAAATTGGTACATGTTAGAGGTGGAGGGGCAGAGCTGGAGCGTGTTGCAGTGGAAGAGCTCCATCGGCACTTTGAGACGCATGGATCTCCAGTCATGATGGGAGGGGATAGGGACAACTCCTCTAAGGGGATAGTAGGGGTGTGCACTGGGGACAGGGGGAGCTACTTGTTAGTCCTTGACCCTCACTACTATGGATGTCAGCTGGAGAAGATGGAGCTGCAGAGGAGAGGGTGGGTGGCATGGAAAAGAGTATCATCATTGGATCAGTCTTCATTTTATAATCTGTGTATGCCTCAGACTGCCAAAAAAGGAACAAACTAA
- the si:dkey-85k7.10 gene encoding endonuclease domain-containing 1 protein isoform X2: MGTPPRGYLSNSFKKICQRYEDKPRYVTLYDPHKHIPIYSAYTFKKSDGEKKVDFPWMFEPQLASEKSSSNMEPFPQSSSMHMNFEDTQAVLEDYADVVQYERGQLNPDEHQADPLDKASTYSLTNVVPQIREFNLGPWSEHQDLLRKRLNNYCRGKAFVVTGVTTSGHTIRRNNLDRVAVPEYMWSAYCCTEFDQNAPYFVRYKFPVFGSYGLNDRVNNHMVEVPLKNLEKFLKGRMDVDKNFQIFYNDCVPDN; encoded by the exons TATGAGGACAAACCCCGCTATGTCACCCTGTACGACCCCCACAAACACATCCCCATCTATTCTGCCTATACGTTCAAGAAGTCGGATGGGGAGAAGAAGGTGGACTTCCCTTGGATGTTTGAGCCCCAG CTGGCCTCAGAAAAGAGCAGCAGTAACATGGAGCCCTTTCCCCAATCTTCAAGTATGCATATGAACTTTGAGGACACCCAGGCAGTCCTGGAGGACTACGCTGATGTGGTTCAGTATGAACGTGGCCAGCTAAATCCTGACGAGCATCAGGCTGACCCTCTGGACAAAGCCTCCACCTACAGCTTGACAAATGTGGTACCCCAGATCAGGGAGTTCAACCTTGGCCCCTGGTCGGAACACCAGGATCTCCTCCGCAAACGTCTCAACAACTACTGTCGTGGCAAAGCCTTTGTGGTAACCGGGGTCACCACATCAGGTCACACGATCCGTCGCAACAACCTAGACCGGGTGGCTGTACCGGAGTACATGTGGTCGGCCTACTGCTGCACCGAGTTCGACCAAAACGCACCATACTTTGTGCGCTACAAGTTCCCTGTGTTTGGATCTTATGGGCTGAACGATCGTGTTAACAACCACATGGTGGAAGTTCCTCTGAAGAACCTGGAGAAATTTCTCAAGGGGAGGATGGATGTGGACAAAAACTTTCAGATTTTCTATAATGACTGTGTGCCAGATAACTGA